A DNA window from Vigna angularis cultivar LongXiaoDou No.4 chromosome 1, ASM1680809v1, whole genome shotgun sequence contains the following coding sequences:
- the LOC108322947 gene encoding U-box domain-containing protein 35, giving the protein MSRLVQEKKIGAGRVVAVAIENNKTSQYAAKWAVDNLLPKEQALLLLHVRQRASSIPTPTGNLIPLDGNDDVARAYMQQMDNESKELFASFRVFCNRKSIQCKEVLLDDVDITKGLIEGISKYAIELLVLGAPSRSGLVRRFRTSDVPSLVSKGAPPFCTVYIISKGKIASVKTATAKPPPRNNTLQPQQSLQTPGRMDPHLTRNPALARPSMEKVPYIVRQQPADEDEIISPFTRPGRGGSYRSYESSIADSDISFVSSGRPSVDRMFPSMYDDMDSCINPRLSTGSDFDMRSYGSSFSGAKSIDHGDYSFSSQDSGTSMSSSIFSASDEVEAEMRRLKLELKQMEMYSTACKEAMTAKQKALELQRWKVEEQRKMEEARLTEETALSMDEKEKAKCVAAMEAAETSRKIAELEARKRMTVESGHKKTTDMFSHCPARYRRYTIEEIEEATNLFSNSLKVGEGGYGPVYRCELDHTPVAVKILKPDAAQGQAQFQQEIEVLSSIRHPNMVLLLGACPEFGCLVYEYMANGSLDDCLFRRGNKRALPWQLRFRIAAEIATGLLFLHQTKPEPLVHRDLKPGNILLDRNFVSKISDVGLARLVPASVEDSVTQYRMTSTAGTFCYIDPEYQQTGMLGTKSDIYSLGIMLLQIITAKPPMGLTHHVERAIEKGTFAEMLDPAVEDWPIEHALRFAKLALVCAEMKRKDRPDLAKVVLPELNKLRDFAEDNMPMMMMFGAPTGFGQRSNYNYSNYPISSAQNSMSDGSTSGMSGYETHSSSHD; this is encoded by the exons atgtCAAGGTTGGTTCAGGAGAAGAAGATAGGTGCAGGACGTGTGGTAGCAGTGGCAattgaaaataacaaaacaagCCAATATGCAGCAAAATGGGCTGTTGATAATCTTCTTCCCAAAGAACAAGCGCTCTTACTGCTCCATGTTAGACAGAGAGCATCTTCCATTCCTACACCAA CGGGAAATCTTATACCTCTTGATGGCAACGATGATGTGGCTAGAGCATACATGCAACAGATGGACAACGAATCTAAAGAACTTTTCGCTTCGTTTCGGGTCTTCTGCAATAGAAAAAGT ATACAATGCAAAGAGGTCTTACTGGATGACGTAGATATAACCAAGGGATTAATAGAAGGTATTTCTAAATACGCCATCGAGCTTCTGGTACTTGGGGCACCTTCAAGGAGTGGTCTTGTAAG AAGATTTAGGACATCGGATGTTCCAAGTCTTGTGTCGAAAGGGGCACCACCATTCTGTACTGTGTACATAATTTCCAAAGGAAAAATCGCATCGGTGAAAACTGCTACTGCTAAACCTCCACCTCGTAACAATACACTGCAGCCGCAGCAATCTCTTCAAACTCCTGGGAGAATGGACCCACACCTAACACGCAATCCTGCCCTAGCACGAC CATCAATGGAGAAGGTACCCTACATTGTCCGCCAGCAACCAGCAGATGAAGACGAAATAAT ATCACCCTTTACAAGACCTGGTAGAGGAGGAAGTTACAGATCATACGAGTCCTCCATCGCTGACTCTGATATTTCATTCGTGAGCAGTGGAAGGCCTAGTGTTGATAGGATGTTCCCTTCAATGTATGATGATATGGACTCTTGTATAAATCCCCGGCTTTCAACAGGCTCAGATTTTGATATGAGAAGCTATGGCTCTTCATTCTCAGGAGCCAAATCAATTGATCATGGTGACTACTCATTCAGTTCACAAGACAGTGGGACATCAATGTCATCGTCCATATTTTCAGCCTCA GATGAAGTGGAAGCTGAAATGAGGAGACTGAAGCTAGAACTGAAGCAGATGGAAATGTACAGTACTGCATGCAAGGAAGCTATGACAGCTAAGCAAAAG GCACTAGAACTTCAGCGTTGGAAAGTGGAAGAACAAAGGAAAATGGAAGAGGCACGATTAACTGAAGAAACAGCATTGTCAATGGATGAGAAGGAGAAAGCAAAATGTGTAGCTGCCATGGAAGCAGCAGAAACATCTCGAAAAATTGCAGAGTTGGAAGCACGAAAGAGAATGACTGTAGAATCTGGGCATAAGAAGACTACAGATATGTTTTCACACTGTCCCGCCAGGTACAGAAGGTACACTATAGAGGAAATAGAAGAAGCAACGAATTTATTTTCGAACTCTCTCAAGGTCGGTGAAGGTGGTTATGGGCCAGTCTATAGATGTGAACTAGATCACACACCAGTTGCAGTGAAGATATTGAAACCAGATGCAGCTCAGGGACAAGCACAGTTTCAGCAGGAG ATTGAAGTGCTAAGTAGCATAAGGCATCCAAATATGGTTCTTCTCCTTGGAGCGTGCCCAGAGTTTGGCTGCTTGGTGTATGAGTATATGGCTAATGGAAGTTTGGATGATTGCCTATTTCGGAGGGGCAACAAAAGAGCTCTTCCCTGGCAGCTGAGATTCCGAATTGCTGCAGAGATTGCAACTGGGCTCCTTTTCCTACACCAGACAAAGCCAGAACCACTTGTGCACCGTGACTTGAAACCTGGGAATATTTTGCTTGACCGTAACTTCGTGAGCAAGATCAGTGATGTGGGATTGGCCAGGCTTGTTCCGGCTTCAGTTGAAGATAGTGTCACACAGTATCGAATGACATCAACTGCGGGAACTTTCTGTTACATTGACCCTGAGTATCAGCAAACGGGCATGCTGGGAACCAAATCTGACATTTATTCATTGGGGATCATGCTTCTACAGATAATAACAGCAAAGCCACCAATGGGTTTGACTCACCATGTCGAAAGAGCTATTGAGAAGGGGACTTTTGCGGAGATGCTTGACCCAGCCGTTGAGGACTGGCCAATTGAACATGCCTTGCGTTTTGCCAAGCTTGCCTTGGTGTGTgcagaaatgaaaagaaaagatagaCCTGATCTTGCAAAGGTTGTATTGCCCGAGCTCAATAAACTCAGAGACTTTGCTGAAGATAACATGCCCATGATGATGATGTTCGGTGCTCCCACAGGATTCGGTCAAAGGAGCAACTACAACTACTCAAACTACCCCATTTCCTCAGCTCAA AACTCCATGAGTGACGGCTCAACGTCAGGAATGTCCGGATACGAAACCCACTCAAGCTCACATGATTAA
- the LOC108322949 gene encoding biotin carboxylase 1, chloroplastic, which produces MEVTLSACKSVTSPSLPISGLSGRKGGIKSSQCSFIAGTNGVRFPRQVSQVSHVRKQRQTRHCGALHATCSGEKILIANRGEIAVRVIRTAREMGIPCVAVYSIIDKDALHVKLADEAVCIGEAPSKESYLLIPNVLSAAISRKCTMLHPGYGFLAENAVFVEMCWEHGINFIGPKPDSIRVMGDKSTARETMKKAGVPTVPGSEGLLQSTEEAIRLANEIGYPVMIKATAGGGGRGMRLAKEPDEFVKLLQQAKSEAAAAFGNDGVYLEKYVQNPRHIEFQVLADKYGNVVHFGERDCSIQRRNQKLLEEAPSPALTPELRKAMGDAAVAAAASIGYIGVGTVEFLLDERGSFYFMEMNTRIQVEHPVTEMISSTDLIEEQIRVAMGEKLRVKQEDIVLRGHSIECRINAEDAFKGFRPGPGRITAYLPSGGPFVRMDSHVYPDYVVPPSYDSLLGKLIVWAPNREKAIERMKRALDDTVITGVPTTIDYHKLILDIEDFKNGKVDTAFIPKHEEELAMPPQKLVLS; this is translated from the exons ATGGAAGTCACACTCTCCGCGTGCAAGTCCGTTACCTCGCCTTCTCTTCCCATCTCA GGTTTATCTGGGAGGAAGGGAGGGATTAAGAGTTCGCAATGCAGTTTCATAGCTGGAACGAACGGAGTGAGGTTTCCTAGACAAGTAAGTCAGGTTAGTCACGTTCGCAAACAGCGCCAAACGCGTCACTGTGGTGCTCTCCACGCGACTTGTAGCGGTGAGAAGATCCTGATCGCGAACAGAGGCGAGATTGCGGTTCGAGTGATTCGAACCGCTCGTGAAATGGGGATTCCTTGCGTGGCTGTGTACTCCATCATTGATAAGGACGCGCTTCATGTCAAATTGGCTGATGAAGCTGTTTGTATTGGCGAAGCGCCGAGTAAAGAATC GTACTTGCTGATTCCGAATGTTCTGTCTGCTGCTATTAGCCGCAAATGCACGATGTTGCATCCTGGCTATGGTTTTCTTGCGGAGAATGCTGTGTTTGTTGAAATGTGCTGGGAACATGGAATCAACTTTATTGGGCCTAAA CCTGATAGTATTCGGGTTATGGGTGACAAATCAACTGCCAGAGAAACAATGAAGAAAGCAGGTGTTCCCACTGTTCCAGGAAGCGAGGGTCTTTTACAG AGCACAGAAGAAGCTATCAGGCTGGCAAATGAGATTGGTTACCCTGTGATGATCAAG GCAACAGCTGGTGGTGGAGGACGTGGCATGCGTCTTGCTAAAGAACCTGATGAATTTGTGAAGTTGTTGCag CAAGCTAAGAGTGAAGCCGCCGCTGCATTTGGCAATGATGGGGTTTATTTGGAGAAGTACGTTCAAAACCCAAGGCACATTGAGTTCCAG GTTCTTGCAGATAAATATGGTAATGTTGTTCACTTTGGAGAACGTGATTGCAGCATCCAG AGGCGTAATCAGAAACTGCTGGAAGAAGCACCATCTCCAGCCCTGACCCCTGAGTTGCGAAAGGCAATGGGAGATGCAGCGGTTGCAGCTGCTGCATCTATTGGTTACATAGGTGTTGGAACAGTGGAGTTCCTTTTGGATGAAAGGGGTTCCTTTTACTTCATGGAGATGAACACTCGTATCCAG GTTGAGCATCCCGTGACAGAGATGATTTCCTCAACAGATTTGATAGAAGAGCAAATTCGTGTTGCAATGGGAGAAAAACTTAGAGTCAAACAG gAGGATATTGTGCTCAGAGGACATTCTATTGAATGTCGTATCAATGCAGAAGATGCTTTTAAGGGATTTAGACCAGGGCCAG GTAGAATTACAGCATACTTGCCATCTGGAGGTCCATTTGTCAGAATGGATAGCCATGTTTATCCTGATTATGTTGTTCCTCCAAGCTATGACTCCCTTCTTGGAAAG CTGATTGTATGGGCTCCAAATAGAGAAAAAGCCATTGAACGCATGAAAAGGGCTCTTGATGACACAGTTATCACag GAGTTCCTACCACAATTGATTATCATAAACTTATCCTCGACATAGAG GATTTCAAAAACGGAAAAGTTGATACTGCATTTATTCCAAAACATGAGGAAGAGTTGGCGATG CCGCCTCAGAAGTTGGTATTGAGCTAA